A genomic segment from uncultured Desulfuromonas sp. encodes:
- a CDS encoding stomatin-like protein: protein MPGLILVSIFGVLVIVTIALGVRLVPQGTKFVVQRLGKYHTTLGPGLNIVIPYIDSVAFKVSTKDQIIDTARQEVISKDNAVLEVNAVAFINVVTPEKAVYGIEDYRLGIQNLVQTTLRSIIGEMNLDEALSSRDHIKTKLKAGISDDLSDWGITLRGVEIQDIAPSATMAAAMEAQAAAERQRRATVTKAEGDKAAVVLEAEGRLEAAERDAKAKEVQAAASKNAIQLVLSAAGPENANLAVGYLLGENYIKAIHAQANSNNAKVILLPADLQNSIQGILGGKVEKP, encoded by the coding sequence ATGCCAGGGTTAATTCTAGTCAGCATCTTCGGAGTGTTAGTCATTGTAACGATAGCACTTGGTGTGCGACTCGTACCCCAAGGCACAAAATTCGTTGTCCAGCGCCTAGGCAAATACCATACAACACTCGGCCCAGGTCTAAATATTGTCATCCCATATATCGATTCTGTTGCCTTTAAGGTCTCGACAAAAGATCAAATTATCGACACTGCTCGCCAAGAAGTCATTTCCAAAGACAATGCAGTCCTGGAAGTAAATGCCGTTGCCTTTATCAATGTGGTCACTCCTGAAAAAGCCGTTTACGGAATTGAAGATTATCGCCTAGGTATTCAAAATCTGGTACAGACAACTCTTCGCAGTATCATCGGTGAAATGAATTTAGACGAAGCGCTGTCTTCTCGCGACCATATCAAAACAAAATTAAAAGCCGGAATAAGTGACGACCTCTCAGATTGGGGAATAACCCTTAGAGGTGTGGAAATTCAGGACATCGCTCCGTCTGCAACTATGGCGGCAGCGATGGAGGCACAGGCCGCGGCAGAACGGCAGCGTCGAGCGACAGTAACTAAAGCGGAAGGGGACAAGGCCGCTGTCGTTCTTGAGGCCGAAGGTCGGCTAGAAGCGGCGGAACGAGACGCAAAGGCTAAAGAGGTCCAAGCTGCAGCATCAAAGAACGCAATCCAACTGGTGCTCAGCGCGGCAGGACCTGAAAATGCCAACTTAGCCGTTGGCTACTTGCTTGGCGAAAACTATATAAAAGCGATCCATGCTCAAGCTAATAGCAATAACGCCAAAGTTATTTTACTTCCAGCTGATTTACAAAACTCCATCCAAGGAATCCTCGGCGGAAAAGTTGAAAAACCATGA
- a CDS encoding CGGC domain-containing protein gives MTEIKEKTYLVIVQCHIVQERCSGFHCEKALHDRTGGFAVYPETINFRSLSLTCGGCCGRALHRKLTNLIHQAQKRDGISKEDIVVHLSSCITKDNYHAPTCPHLDYLKTLIGKLGLDLVEDTWISKTAEKRRQEGLYRNNQCMKETPHG, from the coding sequence ATGACCGAGATCAAGGAAAAGACATATCTGGTGATTGTACAGTGCCACATCGTTCAAGAGCGTTGTTCAGGTTTTCATTGCGAAAAGGCTCTGCATGATCGAACCGGTGGTTTTGCCGTATATCCCGAAACCATAAATTTTCGCAGTCTCTCATTGACGTGTGGCGGCTGCTGCGGCCGAGCACTTCATCGAAAACTGACGAACTTGATACATCAGGCACAAAAGCGTGACGGGATCAGTAAAGAGGACATTGTTGTGCATCTTTCTTCTTGTATCACTAAAGATAATTATCATGCGCCAACATGCCCCCATCTCGATTACCTGAAAACTCTGATCGGCAAGCTTGGGCTTGATCTGGTCGAAGATACCTGGATCAGTAAAACGGCTGAAAAGAGGCGCCAGGAAGGCCTTTACCGTAACAATCAATGCATGAAGGAGACGCCCCATGGTTAA
- a CDS encoding HPP family protein — MTKRHDAILMKRHMLVPNCLKRLPKRCHAPLVGPRSSMTFHDSLWSFLSGTFGILVIFWLTELLDFPLLIGSFGASAVLLFGAADSPLAQPRNVIAGHVVSAVVAVCVVALLGTGQLAIAVAVGLAIFVMNVTHTTHPPGGATALIGVQGGAGPEYIVIPVLLGALILLLTALITNNLVYHRKYPKHWF; from the coding sequence GTGACGAAAAGACATGACGCAATTTTGATGAAACGCCACATGCTGGTACCGAATTGCTTGAAGCGTCTTCCTAAGCGTTGCCATGCGCCTCTGGTGGGGCCACGCTCTTCGATGACATTTCACGATTCCTTGTGGAGCTTCCTTAGTGGGACGTTCGGTATTTTGGTCATTTTTTGGCTTACCGAGCTGTTGGATTTTCCGTTGCTGATTGGTTCCTTTGGAGCTTCTGCTGTTCTTTTATTCGGCGCTGCAGACTCACCTTTGGCGCAACCACGTAACGTGATTGCCGGACATGTTGTTTCCGCTGTGGTTGCCGTCTGTGTGGTAGCGCTTTTGGGTACCGGCCAACTTGCCATTGCCGTGGCCGTTGGGCTAGCTATTTTTGTCATGAACGTAACCCACACAACGCATCCTCCGGGAGGTGCCACGGCTTTGATCGGTGTGCAAGGAGGCGCAGGGCCGGAATATATTGTTATTCCCGTGCTCCTCGGAGCGTTAATCCTGCTGTTGACGGCTCTCATAACAAACAATCTGGTTTATCACCGGAAATATCCGAAACACTGGTTTTGA
- a CDS encoding Wadjet anti-phage system protein JetD domain-containing protein, with protein MLSPEQIERYEEALPKEKTTIDLQTLWHIFGQCFPSEVGSGHAREILDGLINHLQKNGYRLPATKKLYDRSAVPHLPHWIKQPAKEKSTSFIPNKHLWAPELVFLGSCLHLQNHDAWLKIDQWLKQTKSKERHRIPLKERSYEIFRDEKILDSLRKTKPFQKKSITLDQLACFVIHEPLPTEIGPDFAAGKPALVIENPTTYWTIATWNKISGHYSCVIYGGGNKISAAWEWLVWKQEDFNYSEIRYFGDIDIAGFEIPLRVKESISAISELPFSLEVELYQLALQLEKGKVLPECKGKKTTKMSLFSDFPDFIASEINKILQSGKRIPQEVVSLHALTEFFGR; from the coding sequence ATGCTCTCGCCTGAACAGATTGAACGTTACGAAGAAGCTCTTCCAAAAGAAAAGACAACGATTGACTTGCAGACCCTCTGGCATATTTTTGGACAGTGTTTCCCTTCGGAAGTTGGATCAGGGCATGCCCGTGAGATTTTAGATGGACTGATTAACCATTTGCAAAAAAATGGCTATCGTCTTCCTGCGACAAAAAAATTATATGATCGGTCGGCGGTCCCCCACCTTCCTCATTGGATAAAACAACCGGCAAAAGAAAAGAGCACTTCTTTTATTCCAAATAAGCATCTATGGGCTCCAGAACTTGTCTTTTTAGGCTCGTGTCTACACCTACAGAACCATGACGCGTGGTTAAAAATTGACCAATGGTTAAAACAAACGAAATCAAAGGAGAGGCACCGCATACCACTCAAAGAGCGCTCTTATGAAATTTTCAGAGATGAAAAAATTCTCGATAGCTTGCGTAAAACAAAACCATTTCAGAAAAAATCAATCACGCTTGATCAGTTGGCCTGTTTTGTCATTCACGAACCTCTTCCGACAGAAATTGGTCCTGACTTTGCCGCAGGGAAACCTGCTCTTGTCATTGAAAATCCAACGACATACTGGACTATTGCAACTTGGAACAAAATTTCTGGTCATTACTCATGTGTAATTTATGGAGGAGGAAACAAGATCTCTGCGGCTTGGGAGTGGTTGGTTTGGAAACAGGAAGACTTTAACTACTCGGAAATTAGGTACTTCGGAGATATTGACATCGCTGGGTTTGAGATTCCCTTGCGAGTTAAGGAAAGTATTTCAGCCATATCCGAACTGCCTTTTTCTCTTGAGGTTGAACTGTATCAACTTGCACTACAGCTAGAAAAGGGCAAGGTATTACCTGAATGCAAAGGGAAAAAAACTACAAAAATGAGCCTTTTTTCTGATTTCCCTGATTTTATTGCTTCAGAAATCAATAAAATTCTCCAGAGTGGTAAACGAATACCTCAAGAAGTTGTTTCACTACATGCTTTAACTGAATTTTTTGGGCGATAA
- a CDS encoding DUF6063 family protein codes for MDYGDIRNAAELIGFALRKPVVNPNRSGGSYSELINSFHASSEFAEIVQSIAAGLGLKILDANDNGLFLAATSEDSPFRAKLESINTSLLSADLRQIFGLALTTIAAIYYQTSTSLLEDMAPSTTVYQVREELLNIARARLEDIQNGDEDYSDIDEACRVILNLPVTSSTEKGGQKNNTLTRWIQKAFDFLKDEGFVKDRGSGEYTAYSRFRVHMREFMALEAYETVSNLLKRQELQRLEKQGEDHAPA; via the coding sequence ATGGATTACGGTGATATCCGAAATGCCGCTGAATTAATTGGCTTCGCACTGAGAAAGCCCGTTGTGAATCCAAACCGTAGTGGCGGGTCGTATAGCGAACTAATCAATTCTTTTCATGCGAGCAGTGAATTCGCTGAAATTGTTCAATCAATTGCGGCTGGACTCGGGCTTAAGATTTTGGACGCGAATGACAATGGTTTATTCCTTGCTGCAACAAGCGAAGACTCTCCCTTCCGCGCAAAACTTGAATCAATCAACACGAGTCTTCTATCGGCAGATTTACGGCAGATTTTCGGTCTAGCCCTGACGACAATTGCAGCGATCTATTATCAGACCAGCACATCACTTCTGGAGGATATGGCTCCAAGTACTACAGTTTATCAGGTCCGTGAAGAGCTATTAAATATAGCCCGTGCTCGGCTGGAGGACATTCAAAATGGCGACGAAGACTATTCAGACATTGATGAAGCGTGCAGGGTAATCCTTAACCTGCCAGTGACTAGTTCCACGGAGAAAGGTGGGCAAAAGAACAACACGTTAACTCGATGGATTCAAAAGGCTTTCGACTTTTTGAAAGATGAAGGTTTTGTCAAGGATCGGGGGAGCGGCGAATATACAGCTTATAGTCGATTTCGGGTACATATGCGTGAATTTATGGCTCTTGAAGCTTATGAGACAGTCTCGAATCTTTTGAAAAGACAAGAATTGCAGCGACTCGAAAAGCAAGGAGAAGACCATGCCCCGGCTTAA
- a CDS encoding TIR domain-containing protein encodes MGRKIFVSYKYGDSDVYPLVRVNAGQGLGLLAGCMQTTVRHYVDELQDLLAFDDHVNKGECDGEDLSHFKDSTIESRLRAKIHDSSITIVMISPNMKECYTRESDQWIPWEISYSLKELSRNGRRSKANAMLAIVLPNRNNAYNYFIDEKGCCETGCRLFNLDIVFRVLARNMFNAKVPIHMACTSGETMFRGYSSYIHIVTWGEFKDDPNNCLSVATYINQNIDNYNVVKAVSQERDDE; translated from the coding sequence GTGGGGCGAAAAATTTTTGTCTCTTATAAATATGGCGACAGCGATGTCTATCCACTTGTTCGGGTGAATGCAGGGCAAGGATTGGGTCTTCTTGCTGGATGCATGCAAACGACAGTACGCCATTATGTTGATGAGCTTCAGGACCTGCTTGCTTTCGATGATCATGTCAACAAAGGGGAGTGTGACGGAGAGGATTTAAGCCATTTTAAGGATTCTACCATTGAGTCAAGATTGCGTGCAAAAATTCATGACAGCAGTATCACCATTGTGATGATTTCTCCCAATATGAAGGAGTGCTATACTCGAGAATCAGATCAGTGGATACCGTGGGAAATATCATATTCTTTGAAAGAGCTTTCACGGAATGGTCGAAGGAGTAAGGCTAATGCAATGCTTGCAATTGTTCTTCCGAACAGAAACAATGCATATAATTATTTCATAGATGAAAAAGGCTGTTGCGAAACCGGTTGTCGATTATTTAATCTAGATATTGTTTTTCGAGTATTAGCCAGAAATATGTTTAATGCTAAGGTGCCAATTCACATGGCATGCACATCTGGAGAAACAATGTTTCGAGGATACTCTTCTTATATCCACATCGTTACATGGGGTGAATTCAAGGATGATCCAAATAATTGTCTCTCTGTTGCAACTTACATAAATCAAAATATTGATAATTATAACGTCGTAAAAGCAGTTAGCCAGGAGAGAGATGATGAATAA
- a CDS encoding 4Fe-4S binding protein codes for MQIKLNIEKMTVVRSIVQWSFFVWILIIGIQFGFFVRHFAMKGESFFINRPAGVEGFLPIGALASLKHWLYTGQVDRIHPAALVLFLTFLAMSLLAKKSFCSWLCPVGTVSEGLWKFGKWLFGRSFHMWGWLDFLLRGGKYLLLLFFVKILLLDMPVYALEQFLQTPYWAISDVKMLYFFTNMSLTTIFVLLLLAGLSLFYKNFWCRYLCPYGALLGLISFFSPLKIRRNVLTCTDCGLCSRACPSRLSVHRLKTVSSPECSGCLSCVDACPTAAVQMKLSLWSASLPRWTFPVVVLVVYAGGVTLGMVTGHWDSSLGYEDYQRLIPMTNFLSH; via the coding sequence ATGCAAATTAAGTTGAACATTGAAAAAATGACGGTTGTACGCTCGATTGTGCAATGGAGCTTCTTTGTCTGGATTTTGATTATTGGAATCCAGTTTGGTTTTTTTGTCAGACATTTTGCGATGAAGGGAGAGTCCTTCTTTATCAATAGACCTGCAGGCGTTGAAGGGTTTTTACCCATTGGCGCGCTGGCAAGTTTAAAACACTGGCTGTATACGGGGCAGGTTGACCGGATTCATCCGGCCGCCTTGGTTCTTTTTCTCACATTTTTAGCAATGAGTTTGTTGGCAAAAAAATCATTTTGCTCCTGGCTCTGTCCGGTCGGTACCGTTTCCGAGGGACTCTGGAAGTTTGGCAAGTGGCTCTTCGGGCGCAGTTTTCATATGTGGGGATGGTTGGATTTTTTGTTACGCGGGGGGAAATATCTCCTGTTGCTGTTTTTCGTCAAAATCCTGCTACTTGATATGCCTGTTTATGCTCTTGAACAGTTTTTGCAAACACCCTACTGGGCGATCAGTGATGTCAAAATGCTTTACTTTTTTACTAATATGTCGCTGACGACCATATTTGTTCTTCTTCTATTGGCGGGGCTCTCTCTTTTCTATAAAAATTTCTGGTGTCGCTACCTGTGCCCTTATGGTGCCTTGCTGGGATTGATCAGTTTTTTCAGTCCGTTGAAAATCCGTCGCAATGTTTTGACTTGTACTGATTGTGGTCTTTGCAGTCGCGCCTGCCCGTCTCGATTGAGCGTTCACCGTCTTAAAACCGTCAGTAGTCCTGAATGCTCTGGCTGTCTTTCCTGTGTTGATGCCTGCCCGACTGCGGCCGTACAAATGAAACTTTCACTCTGGTCAGCTTCACTGCCGCGTTGGACTTTTCCTGTTGTTGTTTTGGTTGTTTATGCCGGTGGAGTCACTCTAGGAATGGTAACGGGGCACTGGGATAGTTCGTTAGGTTACGAGGACTATCAGCGCTTGATTCCGATGACGAATTTTTTGAGCCATTGA
- a CDS encoding DNA-binding protein, which yields MQKVVSYENVAFACASLKSEGEKITGRSVLAITGGDFGTVLKYIKQWREEGGSEVSTPEIPDSLTKGIKHALWQALKDGMAHSNKELQALIERETEAVKALCDSEKKVEELEKLLSASEETHQNQVKQLETQSALLGEKLSGANTRIAELIIEISERSKLVEDLQVNNAELRQVADSSEKAVMRAESKMDALQKKIDKLTREKFLLEKEVAISEAKLKMQGTEA from the coding sequence ATGCAGAAAGTTGTTTCTTACGAAAATGTTGCTTTTGCCTGTGCAAGCCTTAAGTCTGAAGGGGAAAAGATAACCGGACGGTCGGTTTTGGCTATAACCGGTGGAGATTTTGGAACTGTTTTAAAATACATAAAACAATGGCGAGAGGAAGGCGGCAGCGAAGTTTCTACGCCTGAGATACCCGATTCTTTAACTAAAGGGATAAAGCATGCCTTGTGGCAAGCGCTAAAGGATGGTATGGCACATTCAAATAAAGAATTGCAGGCACTTATTGAAAGAGAAACGGAGGCCGTCAAAGCGTTGTGCGATTCCGAAAAGAAAGTAGAAGAACTTGAAAAGCTGTTGAGCGCAAGCGAGGAAACACATCAAAATCAAGTTAAGCAGCTAGAAACACAATCCGCATTATTAGGCGAAAAACTCAGTGGGGCGAATACAAGAATCGCTGAGCTTATAATTGAGATTTCAGAGAGGTCAAAGCTTGTTGAGGATCTTCAGGTCAATAATGCTGAATTGAGGCAGGTGGCTGATTCTTCAGAGAAGGCTGTGATGCGCGCGGAGTCGAAAATGGATGCCTTGCAAAAGAAAATCGATAAACTAACTCGAGAAAAGTTTCTCTTAGAAAAAGAAGTTGCGATTTCAGAAGCGAAATTAAAAATGCAAGGAACTGAAGCTTAG
- a CDS encoding NfeD family protein has translation MGFTVLYWHWLAFGMILIFSELFIPSFTIIWFGLGAIVVGLLAWLGFHPELEWQLLLWILFSIAFTFAWFRWIKPLSQDKTKAGLARETFLGERGLLTKTPAESGARGECRFSVPILGSDTWPCVLIGEANVGDTVIVTDVLGNTIQVRLAENKNMNNVDNKQGE, from the coding sequence TTGGGATTCACAGTCCTATACTGGCATTGGCTTGCATTTGGAATGATTCTCATTTTCTCTGAGTTATTTATTCCCTCTTTCACAATTATTTGGTTTGGACTGGGCGCGATCGTGGTCGGCCTTTTGGCATGGCTTGGATTTCATCCTGAACTAGAATGGCAACTTTTGCTTTGGATTTTATTTTCCATCGCCTTCACTTTTGCCTGGTTCCGATGGATTAAACCATTATCTCAAGATAAAACGAAAGCAGGTCTAGCCCGTGAAACTTTCTTAGGAGAACGAGGACTTCTAACAAAAACTCCTGCAGAAAGTGGTGCACGTGGAGAATGCCGCTTTAGCGTGCCCATTCTTGGAAGTGATACTTGGCCATGTGTTCTTATTGGCGAGGCAAATGTTGGCGATACAGTAATCGTCACCGACGTTCTGGGGAACACAATTCAGGTCCGTCTTGCTGAGAACAAAAACATGAATAATGTTGACAACAAACAAGGAGAATAA
- a CDS encoding MbcA/ParS/Xre antitoxin family protein, whose product MKCVENQSVSSEFFDDVVRKATETFGDKETAMKWLYRESIPLGNTPPISLLNSSSGKNQILCELERIEHGIVS is encoded by the coding sequence ATGAAGTGTGTTGAAAATCAATCTGTATCGTCAGAGTTTTTTGACGATGTTGTCAGAAAGGCAACAGAAACCTTTGGTGATAAAGAAACAGCCATGAAATGGCTTTATCGAGAATCTATCCCGTTGGGAAATACCCCCCCCATCTCTTTGTTAAATAGTTCTTCTGGAAAAAATCAGATCCTTTGCGAATTAGAGCGAATTGAGCATGGTATTGTCTCATGA
- a CDS encoding toll/interleukin-1 receptor domain-containing protein encodes MAISQSILRSKASNYSRSQIKAACESYNFNQAKSAFLCHSHKDEELVKGLLVILEESGLDLYVDWRDHSMPETPNGETARKIQEKIKSSDVFLFLATASSKASRWCPWEIGFADSSQKGIYIIPTTDGYGTYGNEYLELYSHIDSGTYKIDGRPGYFMSKPGETSGYAISNSNIR; translated from the coding sequence ATGGCTATAAGTCAATCGATACTAAGAAGCAAGGCGTCAAACTACTCTCGCTCTCAAATTAAGGCGGCTTGCGAAAGTTATAACTTCAACCAGGCAAAAAGTGCTTTTCTTTGCCATAGCCATAAAGATGAAGAGCTTGTAAAGGGCTTGCTTGTCATTCTAGAGGAGTCCGGTCTCGATCTCTATGTTGATTGGCGAGATCATTCTATGCCAGAAACTCCCAACGGCGAAACCGCTCGAAAAATTCAAGAGAAAATTAAATCCTCTGATGTGTTTTTGTTTTTAGCAACAGCCAGTTCCAAAGCCTCACGCTGGTGTCCGTGGGAAATAGGTTTTGCTGATTCCAGCCAGAAAGGGATTTATATTATTCCCACAACTGATGGATATGGGACCTATGGAAATGAGTACCTAGAACTTTACTCTCACATTGATTCAGGGACTTACAAAATCGATGGTCGGCCAGGATATTTCATGTCCAAGCCCGGTGAGACTTCAGGATATGCAATTTCAAATTCAAATATTCGCTAA
- a CDS encoding histidine phosphatase family protein yields MKPKRIILVRHGESFANADPNHYETIPDYALDLTDAGRKQAEEAGKQISKLIGKESIFAYVSPWYRTRQTCQEIAAVLGERIVRTIEDPRIREQEWGHLRPAAEMEELSKERIAFSPFYYRLPDGESGADVYDRVSTFLETLHRDFAKPDFPENALIVTHGMTLRIFLMRWFHWSVEYFERVENPHNAAVVVMELDDKNLYRLNMPLSLRD; encoded by the coding sequence ATGAAGCCAAAACGAATCATTCTGGTACGGCATGGTGAATCATTCGCCAATGCCGACCCGAACCATTATGAAACTATCCCTGATTATGCCCTGGATTTAACCGATGCAGGCCGCAAACAGGCGGAAGAGGCCGGAAAGCAAATTTCCAAATTGATCGGGAAAGAATCCATTTTTGCCTACGTTTCTCCATGGTATCGTACCCGCCAAACCTGCCAAGAGATTGCAGCCGTATTAGGCGAGCGAATTGTAAGAACCATTGAAGATCCCCGTATCCGTGAGCAGGAGTGGGGACATTTGCGTCCAGCTGCTGAAATGGAGGAATTAAGCAAAGAGCGGATTGCCTTTAGCCCATTTTATTATCGTCTTCCGGATGGTGAGTCCGGTGCGGATGTGTATGACCGAGTGAGCACCTTTCTTGAAACTCTCCATCGAGATTTTGCCAAGCCTGATTTTCCTGAAAATGCACTGATCGTTACTCATGGTATGACCTTGAGGATTTTTCTCATGCGATGGTTTCACTGGTCAGTTGAGTATTTCGAAAGGGTTGAAAATCCACATAATGCTGCTGTAGTGGTGATGGAGTTAGACGATAAAAACCTTTATCGATTAAACATGCCTCTATCCCTGCGGGATTGA
- a CDS encoding antitoxin Xre/MbcA/ParS toxin-binding domain-containing protein, with amino-acid sequence MTRRQQGFSSIDLTTKDSRSRQSLLITRLFKRWNLNTNDQLNLLGLSPTSRAMLSKYRNGDSLSPSRDMQDRAGWLLSIHKALRLLYPHNPELRFSWVSRRNKAFNNLTPLELMKEEGLIGIAKVSRYLDFQLGI; translated from the coding sequence ATGACGCGTAGGCAGCAAGGATTTTCTTCCATCGATTTAACAACAAAAGACAGCCGTAGTAGGCAGTCATTATTAATTACCCGTCTTTTTAAGCGATGGAACCTGAATACAAATGATCAACTTAACCTGCTTGGACTAAGCCCTACCAGCCGAGCTATGTTGAGTAAGTATCGAAATGGAGATTCCCTTTCTCCATCACGCGATATGCAGGATCGGGCAGGATGGTTATTGTCCATCCATAAGGCATTACGCTTGTTGTACCCCCATAATCCAGAATTGCGATTCAGTTGGGTTAGCCGGAGGAACAAAGCATTTAACAATTTGACTCCACTGGAATTGATGAAAGAAGAAGGTCTGATCGGCATCGCAAAAGTTTCTCGGTATCTCGATTTTCAATTGGGGATTTAA
- a CDS encoding STAS domain-containing protein yields MGIAVVRKLKNDLLALLKNNDSVVIDLTEVRDIDYSILQLMCSVNKYAQKHGKTFKLTGQNAHVVMVEAQSVGYFRAQSCNDAKDPTRCLWLAETSAYSMSV; encoded by the coding sequence CTGGGGATTGCTGTCGTCCGCAAGCTTAAGAATGATCTGCTTGCACTATTGAAAAACAATGATTCTGTCGTGATTGATTTAACTGAAGTTCGTGATATCGATTACAGCATTTTACAACTGATGTGCTCTGTCAATAAATACGCCCAGAAGCACGGTAAAACCTTTAAACTGACAGGACAAAATGCTCACGTTGTTATGGTCGAAGCGCAATCCGTCGGGTATTTTCGCGCCCAAAGCTGCAACGACGCCAAAGATCCGACACGATGTTTGTGGTTAGCGGAAACCTCCGCTTATTCTATGTCAGTTTAG
- a CDS encoding WYL domain-containing protein has protein sequence MTNQDQKENVKWGVRQRLEFMERHLYWQGQINRKTIMDKTGVSKAQASLDLALYKDQAPENMTYSLSDKTYYLSSNFKPLYINTSPEKFLRSLPDRQIEQISLPTRSINSNHLRILHKAIETQSWISIEYQSLSNNPKSKRTIAPHHYVSDGRRWHIRAYDFSVSEFRDFVLGRIIHVEEIIVEEPLANQGWKCQDDEAWSEYVELILCPHPSLSKEHRAIIETDYGMEGGQARFEVRKACLFYVVAQMHLFDELPNPRIQQIILKNKLEIEKILQVDKRS, from the coding sequence TTGACAAATCAGGATCAAAAAGAAAATGTGAAGTGGGGTGTTAGGCAACGCTTGGAGTTCATGGAACGCCATCTGTACTGGCAAGGTCAGATCAATCGTAAAACAATCATGGACAAAACAGGCGTTTCAAAAGCCCAGGCGAGCCTTGATTTGGCTTTGTATAAAGATCAAGCTCCAGAGAACATGACTTATTCTCTATCAGACAAAACCTACTATCTTTCTAGCAACTTCAAGCCTCTCTACATTAATACATCCCCGGAAAAATTCCTGAGATCGTTGCCGGATAGACAGATAGAACAAATTTCATTACCCACTCGTAGCATCAACTCGAATCACCTGAGAATTCTCCATAAAGCCATTGAGACTCAAAGTTGGATATCAATTGAGTATCAATCGCTATCAAACAATCCAAAATCCAAACGCACCATAGCTCCGCATCACTATGTTTCAGATGGCCGGCGCTGGCATATAAGAGCTTATGATTTTTCAGTGAGCGAGTTTCGTGACTTTGTTCTTGGCCGGATAATCCATGTTGAGGAAATTATCGTTGAAGAGCCGTTAGCCAACCAAGGTTGGAAATGTCAAGACGACGAAGCCTGGAGTGAGTACGTTGAATTAATCTTGTGCCCCCATCCATCATTATCAAAAGAGCACCGAGCTATCATTGAAACGGATTACGGTATGGAAGGCGGTCAGGCCCGATTTGAGGTCCGCAAAGCCTGCCTTTTTTACGTCGTTGCACAAATGCATCTTTTTGATGAATTACCAAACCCTCGGATACAGCAAATCATCTTAAAAAACAAACTTGAGATTGAAAAAATCCTACAAGTAGACAAACGCTCCTAA